From a single Rutidosis leptorrhynchoides isolate AG116_Rl617_1_P2 chromosome 5, CSIRO_AGI_Rlap_v1, whole genome shotgun sequence genomic region:
- the LOC139850286 gene encoding receptor-like protein 44, whose product MIISRSLLFFLILFFIQPSFQDQKDVSCLTHLFDSFQDPNNHLQNWTKSTFSNPCSDSYSNLIGATCNNGRIYKLSLQNLSLHGSISPYISNCTNLQSLDLSNNFLTGPIPDQLQYLLNLAVLNLSKNQLSGPIPISLPMCFYLNIIDLHDNILNGTIPSQLGSLVRLSVFDVSNNKLSGPIPMSLGNRTGNLARFNASSFYGNEDLYGYPLGPMKSKGLSVLTIVAIGLGSGLLSLVLSFTVVCIWLRTTEKKRAREQEGKINSTLPDY is encoded by the coding sequence ATGATTATATCAAGATCACTATTATTTTTCCTAATCTTATTTTTCATCCAACCATCATTTCAAGATCAAAAAGATGTATCATGCTTAACCCATTTATTTGATTCCTTTCAAGACCCTAACAACCACCTTCAAAACTGGACCAAATCCACCTTCTCCAACCCATGTTCCGATTCTTACTCCAATCTCATCGGAGCCACATGTAACAACGGTCGAATCTACAAACTCTCACTTCAAAACCTTTCACTTCATGGTTCAATCTCACCTTACATTTCAAATTGCACCAATCTTCAATCATTAGACCTCTCAAACAACTTCTTAACCGGGCCCATACCCGACCAACTTCAATACTTACTCAACCTAGCTGTCCTTAATCTCTCCAAAAACCAACTTTCTGGCCCAATACCAATCTCTCTTCCTATGTGTTTTTACCTTAACATCATTGACTTGCATGATAATATTCTCAATGGTACAATTCCGTCTCAACTTGGATCATTGGTTAGGTTGTCGGTTTTCGATGTTTCTAATAATAAATTGTCTGGCCCGATTCCTATGAGCTTGGGGAACCGGACAGGGAATTTGGCCCGGTTTAATGCTAGCTCGTTTTATGGTAACGAAGATCTTTATGGGTACCCGTTGGGCCCGATGAAAAGTAAAGGGTTATCGGTGTTGACTATAGTAGCGATCGGGTTGGGAAGTGGGTTGTTGAGCTTGGTATTGAGTTTTACGGTGGTTTGTATTTGGTTGAGAACCACTGAAAAGAAGAGGGCACGTGAACAAGAAGGCAAGATTAATAGTACTTTGCCTGATTATTAA